From Sporosarcina sp. 6E9, a single genomic window includes:
- a CDS encoding RluA family pseudouridine synthase translates to MNRNDEWIVKEPNELLKYLYEVLSSRSRNSVKGILSRGQVLVNGKVSTQFNDPLNPGDRVQIHARVATNEVKMTGVTILHEDNDLIVIEKEPGLLSIASEDEKHLTAYRQLTDYVRNVNQKNRIFVVHRLDRDTSGVMVFAKNKEAQQTLQNSWQESVHERAYIALVEGAVKKDGTVTSWLTENKMFMVYSSPRPNDGKKAITHYKVLQSNKNFSLLQVNLDTGRKNQIRVHMQDIGHPVVGDKKYGSRNNVIGRLGLHANAIELKHPTTGESMRFESKTPASFTRPFNK, encoded by the coding sequence ATGAATAGAAATGATGAATGGATTGTTAAAGAACCAAATGAACTATTAAAGTACTTATATGAAGTCTTGTCCAGTCGGAGTCGTAATTCCGTTAAAGGAATTTTAAGTCGCGGCCAGGTTTTGGTAAACGGAAAAGTATCTACGCAATTTAATGACCCTTTAAATCCTGGAGATCGGGTACAAATTCATGCGCGGGTGGCGACAAATGAGGTGAAAATGACCGGCGTTACGATTTTGCATGAAGATAATGATTTGATTGTTATTGAAAAAGAACCTGGCTTGTTGTCGATTGCATCCGAAGATGAAAAACACTTGACAGCCTATCGTCAACTGACGGATTATGTCAGGAACGTTAATCAGAAAAACCGTATTTTTGTTGTACATCGATTAGATCGTGACACTTCAGGGGTAATGGTATTTGCGAAAAATAAGGAAGCCCAGCAAACCCTTCAAAATTCATGGCAAGAATCTGTTCATGAACGCGCTTATATCGCGCTCGTTGAAGGTGCCGTGAAAAAAGACGGTACGGTTACTTCTTGGTTGACTGAAAATAAGATGTTCATGGTCTACTCAAGTCCTAGACCGAATGATGGAAAAAAGGCAATCACTCATTACAAAGTGCTGCAATCCAACAAGAACTTCTCGTTGTTGCAAGTGAATTTGGATACTGGGCGGAAAAACCAAATCCGTGTTCATATGCAAGATATCGGGCATCCTGTTGTCGGTGATAAAAAGTACGGTTCACGTAATAATGTAATCGGTCGACTTGGACTTCATGCAAATGCCATTGAATTAAAGCATCCAACAACTGGTGAATCAATGCGTTTCGAATCCAAAACGCCCGCGTCATTTACACGGCCGTTCAATAAATAA
- a CDS encoding ABC transporter permease produces the protein MIRDKRNVGLLIIAPIFVLTMLHFVFGNEEYVPKIGFVDIPNEIVDHMNVNGAIVTTYVDEKKAEKDLAARTIDGYLVFDGNKPTVVLEGSDPSVSSATMKWFQQAMPTSQSNSNVHEPTIKYFHGSNDMGMFDYFGPVLVGFFVFFFVFLIAGVSFLRERTTGTLERLLASPLRRWEIVIGYVMGFGLFTMIQSTIIVAYAIYVLGMVMEGAFGYVLLITLLLALSALTLGILLSSFANNELQMMQFIPIIVIPQVFFSGLFNLETISDWLSWIGYITPLYYAAEALRNVMVRGYGWEAIYLDLVFLVGFSLLFISINIVALRKYRKI, from the coding sequence ATTATTCGCGATAAACGGAATGTGGGATTGCTCATTATTGCACCAATATTCGTTCTAACAATGCTCCACTTTGTATTTGGAAATGAAGAATATGTGCCTAAAATTGGATTCGTGGATATACCCAATGAGATAGTCGATCACATGAACGTTAATGGTGCAATTGTCACTACTTATGTTGATGAAAAAAAAGCGGAAAAAGATTTGGCCGCACGAACGATTGACGGCTATTTAGTTTTCGATGGAAATAAACCTACTGTTGTTCTTGAAGGTAGTGATCCAAGTGTCTCCAGTGCGACTATGAAGTGGTTTCAACAAGCAATGCCTACGAGCCAATCAAATAGTAATGTGCATGAGCCGACAATCAAGTATTTCCACGGCTCGAATGACATGGGTATGTTCGATTACTTCGGACCTGTTCTGGTCGGATTTTTCGTATTCTTCTTTGTGTTTTTAATTGCCGGTGTTTCGTTTTTACGGGAACGTACAACAGGCACACTAGAACGTTTGCTTGCGAGTCCGCTTCGTCGATGGGAAATTGTCATCGGCTATGTAATGGGGTTTGGATTATTTACAATGATTCAATCGACAATTATCGTTGCTTATGCAATATATGTTCTCGGAATGGTTATGGAAGGTGCTTTTGGCTATGTTTTACTCATTACATTACTTCTTGCCTTATCCGCGCTGACGCTCGGTATTTTACTGTCATCCTTTGCGAATAATGAACTTCAAATGATGCAATTCATACCTATTATTGTGATTCCGCAAGTGTTTTTTTCGGGATTATTTAATTTAGAGACAATTTCTGATTGGTTAAGTTGGATTGGTTATATCACGCCGCTTTATTATGCGGCTGAGGCATTGCGGAATGTGATGGTTAGAGGATATGGTTGGGAAGCAATCTATTTGGACCTGGTATTCTTAGTCGGTTTTTCGCTACTATTTATCAGCATAAACATCGTTGCACTTCGCAAGTACAGAAAGATTTAG
- a CDS encoding ABC transporter ATP-binding protein produces the protein MQELGESISINHVSKKFGIQQVLEDINLKIFEGEIFGILGPSGAGKTTLVKQLTGLDLPTSGEVYLFQEKMPTLKLINSIGYMAQSDALYDDLTTNENLLFFSELYGLKGEKQTHRIKEVMELVQLSNDVTKLVSKYSGGMKRRLSLAIAMLHEPKVLILDEPTVGIDPVLRRSIWEAFSKLKQNGITIIVTTHVMDEAEKCDRLGMIRDGRLIAVGTTQELKKQTNSKSIEEAFLVYGGA, from the coding sequence ATGCAAGAGTTAGGAGAAAGTATTTCGATTAATCACGTATCGAAAAAGTTTGGGATACAGCAAGTACTTGAAGACATCAACTTGAAAATTTTTGAGGGAGAAATTTTCGGAATTTTAGGGCCATCAGGGGCTGGTAAAACGACACTTGTAAAACAGTTAACTGGTTTAGACCTACCGACCTCTGGCGAAGTGTATTTATTTCAAGAGAAAATGCCTACATTAAAATTAATTAACAGCATTGGTTACATGGCGCAGTCCGATGCATTGTATGATGACCTCACCACAAATGAGAATTTGCTATTCTTCTCGGAACTATATGGTTTGAAAGGGGAGAAGCAGACGCACAGAATTAAAGAAGTAATGGAACTAGTTCAACTTTCAAATGATGTAACAAAATTGGTGTCCAAATATTCTGGCGGGATGAAAAGGCGATTGTCATTGGCAATTGCCATGCTACATGAACCAAAGGTTTTAATTCTCGATGAACCTACTGTTGGAATCGACCCTGTGTTAAGGCGAAGCATTTGGGAAGCTTTTAGTAAGTTAAAACAAAACGGAATTACCATTATTGTTACGACTCATGTTATGGACGAAGCGGAAAAATGTGATCGACTCGGAATGATTCGGGATGGACGACTAATTGCGGTCGGCACCACCCAAGAATTAAAAAAACAGACAAACTCAAAGTCTATCGAAGAAGCATTTCTCGTTTATGGAGGTGCGTAA
- a CDS encoding S9 family peptidase translates to MGKRNLKVNDLFTLTSVTNPQLSPNGKEAVFIQTQIDEEENKYISNLFHVELESNEVTQWTHGKDRVSSPSWSSDGKNIAFLSNREEKNQVYILPSRGGEAQKLTALEKGVTSFLWSPCGKKVWVNAVVKEGKSFTDKEENDEKKNPEPYRVTKMKYQMDGIGLLPGDAYRQIGIVDIESGEITQFTEGNHQYALQAISHDGKKVVIGVNRKENQDFEFRQPLYIVDVESKEETVLVDEEGYFGGATFSYDDRYIAYTGSENTFKNATQAKLFVFDSEDGSTVCLTESIDSPVGDYAVADHQQGASAPAAVWTQDNQLYFQLTTMGDVRLYFASLDGAVYPASPENEHIYGYDVSTDGEFAIVAVSDAVNPGELYKQTIATGERVTLTTVNRSYLEEVELVEPEAIVYKGAKDWNVHGWLMKPAGFEEGQKYPLIVEIHGGPAAMYANSFFHEMQVLAAQGYGVLYVNPRGSHGYSQAFVDAVRGDYGRGDYEDIIAGLDFVIGQNEWIDTDRLGVTGGSYGGFMTNWIVGHTDKFKAAVTQRSISNWISFYGVSDIGYYFNDWQHGADMNDVEKLWDISPLKYAKNVETPLLILHSEKDFRCPIEQAEQLYITLKSMGKETEFVRFPDADHNLSRTGIPNLRIARLDEITGWFAKYL, encoded by the coding sequence TTGGGAAAACGTAATTTAAAAGTAAATGATTTGTTTACATTAACATCTGTAACAAATCCGCAGTTGTCGCCGAATGGCAAAGAGGCGGTATTTATACAGACACAAATTGATGAAGAAGAAAATAAGTATATCTCGAATTTATTTCATGTAGAATTGGAATCAAATGAAGTAACGCAATGGACGCACGGAAAAGACAGAGTGTCTTCACCGTCTTGGTCATCTGATGGGAAGAACATTGCTTTTTTGTCAAACCGTGAGGAGAAAAATCAAGTGTATATCTTGCCTTCTAGAGGCGGAGAAGCACAGAAGCTGACAGCCCTTGAAAAAGGGGTAACGAGTTTTCTTTGGTCTCCATGCGGTAAAAAAGTATGGGTCAATGCGGTCGTAAAAGAAGGCAAGTCGTTCACGGATAAAGAAGAAAATGATGAGAAGAAAAATCCGGAACCATACCGCGTGACAAAAATGAAATATCAAATGGACGGCATCGGACTACTCCCCGGGGATGCATACCGCCAAATTGGTATTGTAGATATTGAATCGGGTGAAATCACGCAGTTCACAGAAGGAAATCATCAATATGCGCTTCAAGCGATTTCACATGATGGGAAGAAAGTTGTCATCGGCGTTAATCGCAAGGAAAACCAGGACTTCGAATTCCGTCAGCCACTATACATAGTCGATGTTGAATCGAAGGAAGAAACGGTGCTCGTTGATGAAGAAGGGTATTTTGGCGGTGCGACGTTTTCATATGATGATCGATATATTGCTTATACAGGATCCGAAAATACATTCAAAAACGCGACGCAAGCCAAATTATTTGTCTTTGACAGTGAAGACGGAAGCACGGTTTGTCTAACCGAAAGTATAGATTCACCGGTTGGTGATTATGCGGTCGCAGATCACCAGCAAGGTGCAAGTGCACCAGCAGCAGTCTGGACACAAGACAATCAGTTGTATTTCCAATTGACGACAATGGGCGATGTAAGACTCTATTTCGCTTCGCTTGATGGTGCGGTTTATCCGGCATCTCCTGAAAATGAACATATTTATGGCTATGACGTATCGACTGACGGTGAGTTTGCAATTGTGGCGGTTAGTGACGCGGTGAACCCTGGCGAGTTGTATAAACAAACAATCGCGACGGGAGAGCGAGTGACGTTAACTACTGTTAATCGCTCATATTTGGAAGAAGTTGAACTTGTAGAGCCAGAAGCGATTGTCTATAAAGGCGCAAAAGATTGGAATGTTCATGGTTGGTTGATGAAACCCGCGGGCTTTGAAGAAGGTCAAAAGTATCCATTGATTGTTGAAATCCACGGCGGTCCGGCTGCGATGTACGCAAATTCATTTTTCCATGAAATGCAGGTTTTAGCCGCTCAAGGATACGGTGTATTGTACGTCAATCCGCGAGGAAGTCATGGTTATAGTCAAGCGTTTGTTGACGCAGTGCGCGGTGATTACGGCCGCGGAGACTATGAAGACATCATAGCAGGTCTTGATTTCGTCATCGGTCAAAACGAGTGGATTGATACTGACCGACTTGGTGTGACAGGTGGAAGTTACGGCGGCTTCATGACGAATTGGATTGTCGGACACACGGATAAATTCAAAGCGGCCGTTACACAACGCTCAATCTCGAACTGGATCAGTTTCTACGGTGTATCTGATATCGGGTATTACTTTAACGACTGGCAACACGGGGCGGATATGAATGACGTGGAGAAACTTTGGGATATCTCCCCATTGAAATACGCGAAAAATGTTGAAACGCCATTGTTGATTTTGCATAGTGAAAAAGATTTCCGTTGTCCAATCGAACAAGCAGAGCAGCTATACATCACGTTGAAAAGTATGGGGAAGGAAACAGAGTTTGTACGTTTCCCGGACGCAGATCATAACTTATCACGTACAGGTATACCGAACTTGCGCATAGCTAGATTAGATGAAATTACAGGATGGTTTGCAAAATATCTATAG
- a CDS encoding fatty acid--CoA ligase family protein — protein MNLVSRVHETATTQPDKIAYHFMGQDTSYAEFDVSVSKFASALQDLGIEKGDHIAFLLGNTPHFLISLYATMRIGATAIPVNPIYTPDEISYIIQNSDAKAVIALDQLLPLVEQAASAFPTVVHYIICETEASTPEKIAALPASVKNKVRSFTQLIGAGITTVNPVDVDENETAIILYTSGTTGRPKGAMLTHKNIYSNARDVGDYLGFSEDDRVVATLPVFHVFALTVVVNAPLLKGATILLVPRFSPGDIFKIIKDKEATVFAGVPTMYNFLYQYPEGRKEDFESIRLSISGGSSLPVALLHNFEKKFNVRVSEGYGLSESSPVTCFNPTDRERIPGSIGTNITNVVNKVVDELGNEVPVGEVGELIVRGPNVMKGYYKMPEETAAALRDGWLYTGDLARRDENGYFYIVDRKKDLVIVGGYNVYPREVEEVLFEHRDVVEAAVIGVPDSDFGEAVHAFVVLKDGVKEDVESLESYCRKRLAKYKVPQHIEFLDELPKNTTGKILRRNLKDHVTI, from the coding sequence ATGAATCTAGTTTCAAGAGTTCACGAAACAGCGACGACACAACCGGATAAGATTGCTTACCATTTCATGGGTCAAGATACGTCCTATGCGGAATTCGATGTGTCAGTTTCAAAATTTGCTTCAGCACTTCAAGATTTGGGGATTGAAAAAGGGGATCATATTGCATTTTTACTTGGAAACACGCCGCATTTTCTAATTTCGCTTTATGCGACGATGCGGATTGGGGCAACTGCGATTCCGGTGAACCCGATTTATACGCCGGATGAAATTTCTTACATTATTCAAAACAGTGATGCGAAAGCAGTGATTGCGCTGGACCAGCTATTGCCACTTGTAGAACAGGCAGCCAGTGCATTTCCTACTGTTGTACATTATATTATTTGCGAGACAGAAGCATCGACCCCGGAAAAGATTGCCGCATTGCCGGCTAGCGTGAAAAATAAAGTACGTTCATTTACTCAACTCATCGGGGCGGGAATAACTACTGTTAATCCAGTTGACGTTGATGAAAATGAAACCGCTATCATTTTGTATACATCAGGAACAACAGGAAGGCCGAAAGGTGCTATGTTGACGCATAAAAACATTTATTCGAATGCGCGTGATGTGGGGGATTATCTCGGCTTTTCTGAAGATGACCGCGTTGTTGCTACATTACCTGTTTTTCATGTTTTTGCACTGACCGTTGTTGTCAATGCGCCGCTTTTAAAAGGCGCGACGATATTGCTTGTACCGCGATTCAGCCCAGGTGATATATTCAAAATTATAAAGGATAAAGAAGCGACGGTATTTGCCGGAGTTCCGACAATGTATAATTTCTTGTATCAGTATCCAGAGGGAAGAAAAGAAGACTTTGAATCCATTCGTCTTTCTATTTCAGGTGGATCTTCATTGCCGGTCGCACTTCTCCATAACTTTGAAAAGAAATTTAATGTTAGGGTATCGGAAGGATACGGCTTATCTGAATCTTCGCCAGTGACTTGCTTCAATCCTACAGACCGTGAACGCATTCCAGGGTCAATCGGGACGAATATTACCAATGTCGTAAATAAAGTCGTTGACGAGCTTGGCAATGAAGTACCCGTTGGTGAAGTCGGAGAACTAATCGTACGCGGTCCAAACGTCATGAAGGGCTACTACAAAATGCCGGAAGAAACAGCGGCGGCATTACGCGATGGATGGCTTTACACGGGCGATTTGGCAAGGCGCGACGAAAATGGGTATTTCTATATCGTCGACCGCAAAAAGGATTTGGTTATTGTGGGCGGTTATAATGTTTATCCTCGTGAAGTTGAAGAAGTATTGTTTGAGCATAGAGATGTTGTCGAAGCCGCAGTCATCGGAGTTCCGGATTCCGATTTTGGTGAAGCAGTTCATGCATTTGTCGTTTTGAAAGACGGTGTCAAGGAAGACGTTGAATCACTTGAAAGCTATTGCAGAAAGCGATTAGCAAAATACAAAGTCCCGCAGCATATCGAGTTTTTGGATGAACTACCTAAAAATACGACGGGAAAAATTTTGAGACGCAATTTGAAAGACCACGTAACAATCTGA
- a CDS encoding ABC transporter permease, with amino-acid sequence MTFRQFAYRNVVRNRRIYAAFFMASVFSVMVFFLYSMLLFHPTIEDRFIREIAIMGMGIAEIILFVFTAFFLFYSMRAFLQARSKEFGILLHLGMEKRQINRLIFIETLLIGITSIGIGIILGFTFSKFFFMIVKEIVLLPALPLYLSWKPFVLTIGAFLSLFILISFIAPVFIKSGKIADLIRGDGNEKELYAYSKVKGIIGITFLGVSYAMAAFTSNSIVLLLLYFLPPLATIGTFYFFTDSVPMLLHKLRSSRKFYWRNFRLLSFSEGIVRLRENARMFFIVTIVSTVAFMSVGTLASLTSFASQYREMNPLGLIYISYEGNELEEQHTSMLNKELEENKIQFTRKKIPVLKQRSTYSGSSVDIISVSDINELANAFNHLSIQLNKGQAIFLPPSPSSYKSLNNRTVETRLQNSNLSITIDGAYPHQLFSSYSISTNAIILNDEDFVTISSIGTIHEAPSFTYYAYYIPEWQKTKDIGLSINDTINDTFITGTSSSLSYTFDNPGLNYSIIRTTFSLLLFIGLLLAAVFLLAAGSFIYFRLYTRLEQDRKQFEVLKRLGLTDREFKKIVNRQLIPQFFFPWGVAMLHSSFAFLSLQVVWDALAEISIVKELMLVLIGFTVLQIGYFYLIRWRYLAHIKAPG; translated from the coding sequence ATGACCTTTCGTCAGTTCGCCTACCGTAATGTAGTTCGAAATCGTCGTATTTATGCCGCTTTTTTTATGGCAAGTGTTTTTTCAGTAATGGTGTTTTTTCTGTACTCGATGTTGTTATTTCATCCGACTATTGAAGATCGTTTTATACGAGAGATTGCAATTATGGGCATGGGAATTGCAGAAATTATTTTGTTTGTCTTTACGGCTTTCTTTTTATTTTATTCCATGCGGGCCTTCTTGCAAGCAAGGTCTAAGGAGTTTGGAATACTGTTACATCTTGGGATGGAAAAAAGGCAAATTAATCGACTGATTTTTATTGAAACGCTGTTAATTGGCATTACATCGATTGGAATCGGAATTATTTTAGGTTTCACCTTTTCAAAATTCTTTTTCATGATTGTGAAAGAAATCGTATTGTTGCCAGCGTTGCCGCTTTATTTATCCTGGAAGCCTTTTGTTCTAACAATTGGCGCTTTTTTAAGTTTATTTATTCTAATCTCATTTATTGCGCCGGTGTTTATCAAATCGGGTAAAATAGCAGATCTAATCCGCGGTGACGGAAACGAAAAAGAGCTTTATGCCTATTCGAAAGTTAAAGGTATTATCGGGATTACTTTTCTTGGCGTATCTTATGCCATGGCTGCATTTACCTCGAATTCGATTGTGCTACTACTTCTTTATTTCTTGCCGCCTCTTGCCACAATCGGTACATTTTACTTTTTCACAGACTCGGTTCCCATGCTTTTACATAAGCTAAGAAGTTCTCGTAAATTTTATTGGCGGAATTTCCGTCTATTGTCGTTCTCGGAGGGAATCGTGCGGTTGCGGGAGAATGCTCGTATGTTTTTCATCGTGACGATTGTTTCAACCGTCGCATTTATGTCGGTCGGGACACTAGCATCATTAACATCTTTCGCTTCCCAATACCGTGAAATGAATCCGCTTGGTCTCATTTATATAAGCTATGAAGGAAACGAGCTCGAAGAACAACATACAAGCATGTTGAACAAGGAGCTCGAAGAAAATAAAATTCAATTTACGCGTAAAAAGATTCCGGTATTGAAGCAACGATCCACTTATTCGGGAAGTTCCGTCGACATCATTAGTGTTTCAGATATAAACGAATTAGCGAATGCGTTTAATCATTTGTCTATTCAACTTAATAAAGGACAAGCAATATTTTTACCGCCATCTCCGTCTTCTTATAAAAGCTTAAATAATCGAACTGTAGAAACAAGGCTTCAAAATAGTAACCTATCGATTACGATTGACGGTGCATATCCACATCAATTATTTTCATCGTACTCTATTTCTACCAATGCCATTATTTTAAATGACGAAGATTTTGTGACTATTTCTTCGATAGGAACAATTCATGAAGCGCCGTCGTTTACGTATTATGCATACTACATTCCTGAGTGGCAAAAAACAAAAGATATCGGACTTTCGATTAATGACACGATAAATGATACGTTCATAACTGGCACGTCTAGTTCTCTGTCCTATACATTCGATAATCCGGGGCTAAATTATTCAATCATACGAACGACGTTTTCACTACTATTATTCATTGGCTTATTACTTGCCGCCGTATTTTTGTTGGCTGCAGGCAGCTTCATCTATTTCCGATTGTATACGCGGCTGGAACAAGATAGAAAACAGTTCGAAGTGTTAAAACGCTTAGGCTTAACGGACCGTGAATTCAAAAAGATTGTCAACCGACAGCTCATCCCTCAATTTTTCTTTCCGTGGGGAGTGGCTATGCTGCATAGTTCATTCGCGTTTTTGTCCCTGCAAGTCGTTTGGGATGCACTCGCGGAAATATCCATTGTGAAGGAATTAATGTTGGTGTTAATCGGCTTTACCGTCTTGCAAATCGGGTATTTCTATTTAATTCGTTGGCGCTACCTTGCTCATATTAAAGCACCGGGATAA
- a CDS encoding ABC transporter ATP-binding protein — protein MHRALNQLSFEALEGEFVAVMGPSGSGKTTLLNLISSIDLPTYGRIFINNIEPEKLTENNLALFRRSNLGFVFQEINLLNMLTVEENIVLPLTLDGFSIEEMEKRVSLLTNRLGLTEILDKRPDELSGGQAQRTAIGRALVHKPKIILADEPTGNLDSASAKEVLELLSEVNQTEGTTIIMVTHDPIAASYCDRVVFIKDGEFFNEIYKDERRQTFFQRILNVLSLLGGHSNDLSSVRLP, from the coding sequence ATGCACCGCGCATTAAATCAACTGAGTTTTGAAGCGTTAGAAGGTGAGTTTGTCGCAGTAATGGGACCTTCTGGAAGTGGAAAGACGACATTGCTGAACCTTATTTCATCAATTGATTTACCAACATATGGCCGTATATTTATCAATAATATTGAACCAGAAAAGTTAACGGAAAATAATCTAGCACTTTTTCGAAGAAGCAATCTTGGTTTTGTATTCCAAGAGATCAACTTATTGAATATGCTAACAGTTGAAGAAAATATTGTTTTGCCGTTAACTTTAGATGGATTTTCAATCGAAGAAATGGAAAAACGTGTCTCATTGTTAACGAATCGGCTAGGCTTGACTGAAATTCTTGATAAACGACCCGATGAACTCTCAGGAGGACAAGCACAGCGGACGGCTATTGGTCGAGCCCTTGTACATAAGCCAAAGATAATATTGGCAGATGAACCGACTGGAAATCTTGATTCGGCTTCAGCAAAAGAGGTTCTTGAATTATTAAGCGAGGTAAATCAAACAGAAGGAACAACAATCATTATGGTGACTCATGATCCAATTGCGGCAAGTTATTGCGATCGTGTCGTATTCATAAAAGATGGCGAGTTTTTCAATGAAATCTATAAAGACGAGCGCAGACAAACTTTTTTTCAACGGATTTTAAATGTGCTCTCACTTTTGGGAGGCCACTCGAATGACCTTTCGTCAGTTCGCCTACCGTAA
- a CDS encoding sensor histidine kinase gives MMAIRLFLKDHLSFIVFQIALILFLLLLFWLDGFRNYDTAIYSIIISLLLTFGYLSGKYVIRRFFYKAIVMTPVKMEDALLRHTQGPEHIRTAAYTRALYKIYQDEVQSLYSAQSRQTEFMNHWVHQMKTPISVINLLLEEEEIDRDSIKEEIDRLHIGLDTVLVNARLETFERDMTIERVNLKQLVQEVVTEHKRLLITNGVFPLVSIDENFVVITDRKWIKIVLGQFITNAVKYTFEKNKKLFLTAEIFEGKICLMIRDEGVGIPASDLNRVTQAFFTGENGRLTGESTGMGLYVASEVCNKLGHPLNIQSELGAGTTVSLLFENVEVKEEARSETNRDIEGSNEDL, from the coding sequence ATGATGGCAATCCGCCTTTTTTTAAAAGACCATTTATCGTTTATCGTTTTTCAAATCGCGCTCATATTATTTCTTCTATTATTATTTTGGTTAGACGGTTTTAGGAATTATGATACAGCCATTTATTCGATAATTATTAGTTTATTATTGACCTTTGGCTATCTAAGCGGAAAATATGTCATTCGGCGTTTTTTTTATAAAGCGATTGTCATGACGCCGGTCAAGATGGAAGATGCATTACTTCGCCACACGCAAGGCCCGGAACATATTCGAACTGCGGCTTACACACGAGCTTTATATAAAATTTATCAGGATGAAGTGCAATCGCTGTATTCAGCTCAAAGTCGGCAAACTGAATTCATGAACCATTGGGTGCATCAAATGAAAACGCCAATATCGGTAATAAATCTTTTACTGGAAGAAGAGGAAATTGATCGGGATAGTATAAAGGAAGAAATCGACCGCCTACATATCGGTCTTGACACTGTTCTTGTCAATGCCAGACTCGAAACATTTGAACGAGATATGACAATCGAGCGCGTGAATCTAAAACAACTCGTTCAAGAAGTGGTCACTGAACATAAGCGATTACTAATTACGAATGGGGTGTTTCCCTTAGTTTCCATCGATGAAAACTTTGTGGTGATTACGGATCGAAAATGGATTAAAATTGTTCTCGGGCAATTTATCACGAATGCTGTGAAATACACATTTGAAAAAAACAAAAAACTATTTTTGACTGCAGAAATCTTCGAGGGCAAGATTTGTCTTATGATTCGCGATGAAGGTGTCGGAATTCCGGCATCGGATTTAAATCGTGTCACACAAGCATTTTTCACAGGAGAGAATGGAAGACTTACAGGTGAATCGACTGGCATGGGATTGTATGTCGCTTCAGAGGTTTGCAATAAACTAGGGCACCCGTTGAATATCCAATCGGAATTAGGGGCAGGGACAACTGTATCCTTACTATTTGAAAACGTTGAAGTGAAGGAGGAAGCGCGCAGTGAAACCAATCGTGACATTGAAGGAAGTAACGAAGATTTATGA
- a CDS encoding response regulator transcription factor, which yields MEKHRIFIVEDDRKIAQLLAETLRKYQYDVAIIADFDRVTEECLAFDPHLILLDINLPSYDGYYWCRQLRTHTTCPIIFISARSGDMDQVFALENGGDDFITKPFHYEIVLAKIRSHLRRSFGEYASVQSERTIKIGTLNLYIERMELHVGDEIVPLQKKECVILELLLEASPKVISREILLEQLWDDQSFVDENTLNVNMTRVRKKLADYNVKSTIETVRGAGYRFIPAGEEL from the coding sequence ATGGAGAAACATCGTATATTCATTGTTGAAGACGATCGTAAAATTGCTCAGTTACTCGCGGAAACACTGCGTAAGTATCAATATGACGTAGCTATCATCGCCGACTTTGATCGCGTAACGGAGGAATGCCTCGCATTTGATCCGCATTTAATCCTTCTCGATATAAATTTACCTTCATACGACGGTTATTATTGGTGCCGTCAATTACGCACACACACCACATGCCCAATCATATTCATTTCCGCACGTTCTGGCGACATGGACCAAGTCTTCGCCCTTGAAAACGGCGGCGACGATTTTATCACCAAGCCATTTCACTATGAAATTGTCCTCGCTAAAATTAGAAGTCATTTACGTAGATCATTTGGGGAGTATGCGTCGGTGCAATCCGAACGAACTATCAAAATCGGCACACTCAACTTATATATCGAACGAATGGAGCTTCATGTCGGTGATGAAATTGTTCCATTGCAGAAAAAAGAATGCGTCATATTAGAACTATTGCTCGAAGCGTCCCCAAAAGTGATTTCACGCGAAATCCTACTCGAGCAACTATGGGACGATCAATCATTTGTCGACGAAAACACGCTAAATGTTAACATGACAAGGGTCCGGAAAAAACTAGCAGATTATAACGTCAAATCGACCATAGAAACAGTACGGGGAGCAGGATATCGCTTCATTCCTGCAGGGGAAGAATTATGA